Proteins from a genomic interval of Nitrospina gracilis Nb-211:
- a CDS encoding pyridoxal phosphate-dependent aminotransferase, which translates to MKFSQRIQNIKPSMTLAITAKAKAMSAQGDNVIGFGAGEPDFGTPENIKQAAIDAIHNNDTYYTPVGGTDKLKDAIIEKFKRDNALTYSRDQVIVSCGAKHSFYNLAMVLWDKGDEVIVPAPYWVSYPEMVTLADATPVIVETAQSNDFKITPEQLQAAVTPNTRAVIINSPSNPTGSAYTRTELEALAEVALKNNLMVVSDEIYEKIVFDGFEHVSIASFSEEMKKNTVVINGASKCFAMTGWRIGYLAAEADIVKAVNKLQGQSTSNPTSIAQAACVEALTGAKTESAIASMVDAFQQRRNVLMDRYAAIDGVTCYKPVGSFYSFPDFSAYYGRTYKGKTLNGSMDIADFLLEEAKVAVVPGIAFGADANQRLSFATSLQNIEEGLDRIQKALSLL; encoded by the coding sequence ATGAAGTTCTCGCAACGCATCCAGAACATCAAACCGTCGATGACCCTCGCCATCACCGCCAAGGCCAAAGCCATGTCGGCACAGGGCGACAACGTGATCGGCTTCGGCGCGGGAGAGCCCGACTTTGGCACGCCGGAGAACATCAAGCAGGCGGCCATCGACGCCATCCACAACAACGACACGTACTACACGCCCGTCGGCGGCACGGACAAACTCAAAGACGCCATCATCGAAAAATTCAAACGCGACAACGCGCTCACCTATTCACGCGACCAGGTTATTGTCTCCTGCGGCGCCAAGCACTCGTTCTACAACCTGGCGATGGTGCTGTGGGACAAGGGCGACGAGGTGATCGTGCCGGCGCCGTACTGGGTGTCGTATCCGGAGATGGTGACCCTGGCCGACGCCACGCCGGTGATCGTCGAAACCGCGCAGAGCAACGATTTCAAAATCACGCCGGAGCAGTTGCAAGCCGCCGTCACGCCGAACACGCGCGCGGTGATCATCAACAGCCCGTCGAACCCGACCGGCTCCGCCTACACGCGCACCGAGCTGGAAGCGCTGGCGGAAGTGGCGCTCAAGAACAATCTGATGGTGGTGTCGGATGAGATTTACGAGAAGATCGTGTTCGACGGCTTCGAGCACGTGAGCATCGCCTCGTTCAGCGAAGAGATGAAGAAGAACACCGTCGTCATCAACGGCGCGTCGAAATGCTTCGCCATGACCGGCTGGCGCATCGGCTACCTGGCGGCGGAGGCGGACATCGTGAAAGCGGTCAACAAACTGCAGGGGCAGAGCACGTCGAATCCCACCTCCATCGCGCAGGCGGCGTGCGTCGAGGCGCTCACCGGAGCCAAAACGGAAAGCGCCATCGCCAGCATGGTCGATGCCTTCCAGCAGAGGCGCAATGTGCTGATGGACCGCTACGCGGCGATCGACGGGGTGACGTGTTACAAGCCGGTGGGGAGTTTCTACAGCTTCCCGGATTTCTCCGCGTACTATGGCAGGACGTACAAAGGCAAGACGCTGAACGGATCGATGGACATCGCCGACTTTCTTTTGGAAGAAGCGAAGGTGGCGGTGGTGCCGGGGATCGCCTTCGGCGCCGACGCCAACCAGCGCTTGTCCTTCGCCACCTCCCTCCAGAACATCGAAGAAGGTTTAGACCGGATTCAGAAAGCGCTGAGTTTGCTTTAA
- the coaD gene encoding pantetheine-phosphate adenylyltransferase: MRRSRIAIYPGTFDPVTNGHLDIMKRSLCLCDKLIVAVALNPKKNPLFTVEDRVAFIQDAVKKYENIEVHPFGSLLTEFADSKKASIIVKGLRAVSDFEYELQMGLMNRNLNDKLETVFMIPSQEFSFLSSSFVKEIAKHGGDVSKMVPKAVLKGFAKVQPL; the protein is encoded by the coding sequence ATGAGACGATCACGCATCGCCATATATCCGGGCACGTTCGATCCGGTCACCAACGGGCACCTCGACATCATGAAGCGCTCCCTTTGCCTGTGCGACAAGTTGATCGTGGCAGTGGCCCTGAACCCGAAAAAGAATCCACTGTTCACGGTGGAGGACCGCGTCGCCTTCATTCAGGACGCTGTAAAGAAGTACGAAAACATCGAGGTCCATCCCTTCGGCAGCCTGTTGACGGAGTTCGCTGACAGCAAGAAAGCGTCGATCATCGTGAAGGGTCTGCGCGCTGTCTCCGACTTCGAGTACGAACTGCAGATGGGATTGATGAATCGCAACCTCAACGACAAACTGGAAACGGTGTTCATGATTCCGAGCCAGGAGTTTTCGTTTTTGAGTTCGAGTTTCGTGAAGGAAATCGCCAAGCACGGCGGCGATGTCAGCAAGATGGTCCCCAAAGCCGTGTTGAAAGGATTCGCAAAGGTTCAGCCGCTATGA